In Luteibacter mycovicinus, a genomic segment contains:
- a CDS encoding aminopeptidase P N-terminal domain-containing protein — protein sequence MIAAAEYARRRRELMRMTGEDAVVILAAAPERMRNADAPWPYRQDSDFHYLTGFDEPEAVLALLPGRAHGETVLFCRERDAERERWDGERMGTDRAARELRLDDAFPIDDIDDILPGMIEGRARVYCHFGQEPDFDARLLAWMRRLRTARGGGVVPKDLVALSHLLHDMRLFKSKDELALMRRSAEVAGAAHVAAMAIARPGVAEYEIEGEILRTIRGKGAFPAFPPTVAGGANACIMHYQANRAVLREGDLLLIDAGAEVDCYASDITRTFPVGGRFTTEQRALYEIVHEAQLAAIDAVRPGRSFADSHDAAVRIIVEGLCAVGILKGGADRAIAEGSYKPYFPSKTGHWLGLDVHDVGDYRIDGEPRILEEGMVVTVEPGIYVPPNDKRVDERWRGIGVRIEDDVAVTKGSPDVMTAMVPKSPDALER from the coding sequence TTGATTGCCGCGGCCGAGTACGCCCGGCGGCGCCGGGAGCTGATGCGTATGACCGGTGAGGACGCGGTGGTGATCCTTGCCGCCGCTCCCGAGCGAATGCGCAATGCCGACGCCCCGTGGCCCTACCGACAGGACTCGGACTTTCATTACCTCACCGGCTTCGATGAGCCGGAAGCCGTGCTCGCCCTGCTGCCGGGGCGAGCGCACGGCGAGACCGTGCTGTTCTGCCGCGAGCGCGATGCCGAGCGCGAACGCTGGGATGGCGAGCGCATGGGCACCGATCGTGCGGCGCGCGAACTTCGTCTGGACGATGCCTTCCCCATCGACGATATCGACGACATCCTTCCGGGGATGATCGAGGGGCGCGCGCGGGTCTACTGCCATTTCGGTCAGGAGCCCGACTTCGACGCACGGCTGCTCGCGTGGATGCGTCGTTTACGCACCGCACGTGGCGGCGGTGTGGTGCCGAAAGACCTCGTCGCGCTCAGCCATCTGCTGCACGACATGCGGCTCTTCAAGTCGAAAGACGAACTGGCATTGATGCGTCGCTCGGCGGAAGTGGCGGGGGCGGCGCACGTCGCGGCGATGGCGATCGCGCGGCCCGGCGTCGCCGAATACGAAATCGAAGGTGAGATCCTTCGCACGATTCGCGGCAAGGGCGCGTTTCCCGCCTTTCCTCCGACGGTGGCTGGTGGCGCCAACGCCTGCATCATGCATTACCAGGCCAATCGTGCGGTTCTGCGCGAGGGCGATCTGCTGCTGATCGACGCCGGCGCGGAAGTCGATTGCTATGCGTCCGACATCACGCGTACGTTCCCCGTCGGTGGTCGTTTCACGACGGAGCAGCGCGCGCTGTACGAGATCGTGCATGAAGCGCAGCTGGCGGCGATCGACGCGGTGCGCCCGGGGCGTTCCTTCGCCGATTCGCACGACGCGGCCGTGCGCATTATCGTCGAGGGTCTTTGCGCTGTCGGGATACTCAAGGGCGGCGCCGACCGCGCGATTGCGGAAGGCAGCTATAAGCCGTACTTCCCGAGCAAGACGGGGCACTGGCTCGGTCTCGATGTCCACGATGTCGGCGACTATCGCATCGATGGGGAGCCGCGCATTCTCGAAGAGGGCATGGTCGTCACGGTCGAGCCGGGTATCTACGTGCCGCCTAACGACAAGCGAGTCGATGAGCGCTGGCGCGGTATCGGTGTCCGCATCGAGGACGATGTGGCGGTCACGAAGGGCTCGCCGGATGTGATGACGGCGATGGTGCCGAAATCACCGGATGCGCTGGAGCGCTGA
- a CDS encoding TIGR02449 family protein codes for MTNPDAFKTELEALSATLDRLVDTVRRLTEENRSLRHSQEQLANERAGLMARNEQARSRVEAMIQRLKALENTG; via the coding sequence ATGACGAACCCGGACGCCTTCAAGACTGAACTGGAAGCCCTGAGCGCCACGCTCGACCGGCTCGTCGACACCGTTCGCCGTCTTACCGAGGAAAACCGCAGTCTGCGGCACAGCCAGGAACAGCTGGCGAACGAACGTGCGGGGCTGATGGCGCGCAATGAACAGGCGCGCAGCCGCGTGGAAGCGATGATCCAGCGCCTCAAGGCGCTCGAGAACACGGGCTGA
- a CDS encoding UPF0149 family protein, producing MSANQTVDPEEIAELIARCKLSISVSEFHGSLVGYLSAGGRFPHGSVLSALEFEPDPAPNADEQAMLTRLRHQTEEWLADPELTFSPWLPDDDAPVPERAEGLTDWVQGFLGGFGLGGSVEVNRGMSDDAKEVLQDMAGIATTEFEFDADDDVNDESLTELEEFVRAGAMLLHAELSRASRPANDTLH from the coding sequence ATGTCGGCCAACCAGACCGTCGATCCGGAAGAGATCGCCGAACTCATCGCCCGCTGCAAGCTGTCCATATCGGTCAGTGAATTTCATGGCTCTCTCGTGGGTTACTTAAGTGCCGGCGGCCGTTTCCCTCACGGCTCCGTGCTGTCCGCCCTCGAATTCGAGCCCGATCCCGCACCCAATGCGGACGAGCAGGCCATGCTGACCCGGCTGCGTCATCAGACGGAAGAGTGGCTGGCCGACCCCGAGCTGACCTTTTCGCCGTGGCTTCCCGATGACGACGCACCCGTGCCGGAACGCGCGGAGGGCCTGACCGATTGGGTCCAGGGCTTTCTAGGCGGTTTCGGCCTCGGCGGCTCGGTCGAAGTCAACCGGGGCATGAGCGATGACGCCAAGGAAGTGCTGCAGGACATGGCCGGCATCGCCACCACGGAGTTCGAGTTCGACGCGGACGACGACGTCAACGACGAAAGCCTGACCGAGCTCGAAGAATTCGTCCGCGCTGGCGCCATGCTGCTGCACGCCGAACTCAGCCGCGCCTCCCGACCGGCCAACGACACCCTGCATTGA
- a CDS encoding N-acetylmuramoyl-L-alanine amidase codes for MHHFYWAFRSTLRKKVICAFMISGLLVASPSFAQDQIPPSTPLTDVQWQQLEKAIGERVNEIANSREFFEEVTRPVTIRASLDRSSNSVILELDESFGRYVGGLELEDMQGWIRTGLEDLTDKIPGFTFVDWRIGGRDMDYWFNKAVPLTNTVTPSQTMQRADADQAAKVVVAAGHGAYLHGKYGWTMQRERINGVLEDEITQDFAEYLAQFVAPSGVEAVRVRGGRVSLVHEPSGLPWRSVAARYFLENWRPENPEIWGTSPEDKDPQRERFQDIRSRPLYANFIGADAVVHIHTNASAPSATGTRVIVHPGREKDQKLAELTLCSMKESFGSDPRYASYSVSRAPTGDPSKGENRYAKVPSRIVEVGFHTNTNDAKLLQERDFQRLSMRGVAKGLRLFRDGASCAPFLVQEQPPFTANLGKDAWMSVSLSGNPVYPVDIRATQLHCGQVKCRTKAKMVHSKKEADAYRFNHLCWRGDEKGPVEFTVEARDLDGVWTPSVTYQVKCVKPG; via the coding sequence ATGCATCACTTTTATTGGGCCTTCCGCTCGACCCTCCGCAAGAAAGTTATTTGCGCATTCATGATTTCTGGATTGCTTGTAGCTTCTCCCTCATTTGCCCAGGACCAGATCCCACCCTCAACTCCGCTGACCGACGTGCAGTGGCAGCAGCTTGAGAAAGCAATAGGCGAGCGAGTCAACGAGATAGCCAACAGCCGCGAGTTTTTCGAAGAGGTCACCCGGCCTGTGACTATCCGGGCCTCCCTGGATCGTTCTTCAAACTCCGTGATCCTCGAGCTTGATGAGAGCTTCGGTCGTTATGTCGGTGGATTGGAGCTCGAGGACATGCAGGGTTGGATAAGGACCGGCCTCGAAGATCTGACTGATAAAATTCCTGGATTTACTTTCGTAGACTGGAGAATTGGCGGTCGAGATATGGACTATTGGTTCAATAAAGCCGTCCCCCTCACGAATACCGTCACTCCATCCCAGACAATGCAGCGTGCCGACGCTGATCAGGCCGCAAAGGTAGTAGTCGCTGCGGGTCATGGTGCGTACCTTCATGGGAAATATGGCTGGACCATGCAGCGCGAACGCATAAATGGGGTGCTCGAAGACGAAATAACTCAGGATTTTGCTGAGTATCTTGCTCAGTTCGTTGCGCCAAGTGGTGTGGAGGCGGTGAGGGTTCGTGGTGGCCGAGTCAGCTTGGTGCACGAACCTAGCGGTCTGCCATGGCGGAGTGTCGCTGCCAGGTACTTTCTCGAAAACTGGAGGCCGGAGAATCCGGAAATCTGGGGTACGAGTCCAGAAGACAAAGATCCGCAGCGGGAGCGATTTCAAGACATCAGAAGTCGACCGCTGTACGCCAACTTCATTGGTGCTGACGCTGTGGTCCATATCCATACGAACGCTAGCGCGCCATCCGCCACGGGCACCCGAGTCATCGTGCATCCCGGGCGAGAGAAGGACCAAAAGCTAGCGGAGCTGACGCTTTGCAGTATGAAGGAATCGTTCGGATCCGACCCCCGATACGCAAGCTACTCGGTATCACGTGCACCGACGGGCGATCCTTCAAAAGGTGAAAATCGATACGCCAAGGTTCCCTCGAGGATCGTGGAAGTAGGCTTCCACACCAATACGAACGATGCGAAGCTTCTGCAGGAGCGGGACTTTCAAAGGCTCTCAATGAGAGGCGTTGCAAAAGGATTGCGGCTATTTCGGGATGGCGCGTCGTGCGCTCCTTTCCTGGTCCAAGAGCAGCCCCCCTTTACCGCAAACCTTGGAAAGGATGCTTGGATGTCTGTTTCACTTTCCGGGAATCCCGTCTACCCCGTCGATATCAGGGCGACGCAACTTCATTGCGGGCAGGTGAAGTGTCGCACCAAGGCTAAGATGGTGCACAGCAAGAAGGAAGCTGACGCCTATCGTTTCAATCATTTGTGCTGGCGCGGCGACGAGAAGGGGCCCGTCGAATTCACCGTCGAGGCTCGGGATCTCGATGGCGTGTGGACGCCGTCGGTCACGTACCAGGTAAAGTGTGTAAAGCCCGGTTGA
- a CDS encoding DNA recombination protein RmuC codes for MTLESILLIILLVAVLACLALLFVLMSRNGRQQDDGSAAKLDALRDDTRRLESVLRDEQRAGRGELGESFGQFRGHVQEQLQLAAERQHERIEAFGKRLDQLTERTDLGLQSLRQGLADDSRKTREESAVTLKHFGELIDQRFAALTLDNEKRLTEVRATLETRLGAIQQDNAAKLEQMRATVDEKLQSTLETRLGQSFQLVSERLEAVQRGLGEMQALATGVGDLKRVLTNVKTRGTFGEVQLGALLEQILIAEQYAANVATVPGSAERVEYAIRLPGADDDGAQVWLPIDAKYPIEDYQRLLDAQDAADVEGALVAGKALELRVREEAKRIRTKYVAPPHTTDFAILFLPTEGLYAEVIRRPGLSDQLQRDHRVTVAGPTTLTALLNSLQMGFRTLAIQKRSSEVWQVLAAVKNEFGKFATVLERTQKQLDSATNSIKNAGVRTRAIERKLRGVESLGGEESQKLLDLGAADEPDAAADDTSD; via the coding sequence ATGACCCTCGAATCCATCCTACTTATCATCCTGCTGGTGGCCGTTCTGGCGTGCCTGGCGCTGCTTTTCGTCCTGATGTCCCGCAACGGCAGACAACAGGACGACGGCAGTGCCGCAAAGCTGGACGCACTGCGCGACGACACGCGCCGCCTCGAGTCCGTGCTGCGCGACGAACAGCGCGCCGGCCGTGGCGAACTCGGCGAGAGTTTCGGCCAGTTCCGCGGTCATGTGCAGGAACAGCTGCAACTGGCCGCCGAGCGCCAGCACGAGCGCATCGAAGCCTTCGGCAAGCGACTCGACCAGCTCACCGAACGCACGGATCTCGGCCTGCAGTCGCTTCGCCAGGGCCTCGCCGACGACTCGCGCAAGACCCGCGAAGAGTCCGCCGTTACCCTGAAGCACTTCGGCGAACTGATCGACCAGCGCTTCGCCGCGCTTACCCTGGATAACGAGAAGCGCCTGACCGAAGTCCGCGCCACGCTGGAAACCCGCCTGGGCGCGATCCAGCAGGACAACGCGGCCAAGCTCGAGCAGATGCGCGCCACCGTGGATGAGAAGCTGCAATCCACGCTCGAAACCCGCCTCGGCCAGTCCTTCCAGCTGGTGTCGGAGCGCCTGGAAGCCGTCCAGCGCGGCCTCGGCGAAATGCAGGCCCTCGCCACGGGCGTCGGCGACCTCAAGCGCGTGCTGACCAACGTGAAAACCCGCGGCACGTTTGGCGAAGTCCAGTTGGGCGCCCTGCTCGAACAGATCCTCATCGCCGAGCAGTACGCGGCCAACGTGGCCACGGTGCCCGGTTCGGCCGAGCGCGTGGAATATGCGATCCGCCTGCCCGGCGCCGACGATGACGGCGCCCAGGTATGGCTGCCGATCGACGCGAAATACCCGATCGAGGATTATCAGCGTCTGCTGGACGCCCAGGACGCGGCGGACGTCGAAGGCGCGCTCGTCGCCGGCAAGGCCCTTGAACTACGGGTGCGGGAAGAAGCCAAGCGGATTCGCACGAAGTACGTCGCTCCGCCGCATACCACGGACTTCGCTATTCTCTTCCTGCCCACCGAAGGCCTGTACGCCGAGGTCATCCGCCGACCGGGGCTGTCCGACCAGTTGCAGCGCGACCATCGCGTTACCGTCGCCGGACCGACCACGCTCACCGCCCTGCTCAACAGCCTGCAGATGGGCTTCCGCACCCTGGCCATCCAGAAGCGCTCGTCCGAGGTCTGGCAGGTGCTGGCGGCGGTCAAGAACGAGTTCGGCAAGTTCGCCACGGTCCTGGAACGCACCCAGAAACAGCTCGATTCGGCGACCAACAGCATCAAGAACGCGGGGGTCCGCACCCGCGCCATCGAGCGCAAGCTCCGCGGCGTCGAATCGCTGGGTGGCGAAGAGTCGCAGAAGCTGCTGGATCTGGGTGCGGCCGATGAGCCAGACGCGGCCGCGGACGACACCTCGGACTGA
- a CDS encoding cell division protein ZapA, whose translation MNATASEPVSLRLLDREFHIACAPEERDGLIDAARFLDGKMRELKSHSKAPGFDRLAVLAAVSIAHELLSLRKEHGSQEQVLTDGLAALRRKLDGLLDAPVK comes from the coding sequence ATGAATGCCACCGCCAGCGAACCGGTATCCCTGCGCCTGCTCGATCGCGAGTTTCACATCGCGTGCGCGCCGGAGGAACGTGACGGCCTGATCGACGCCGCCCGGTTTCTCGACGGCAAGATGCGTGAGCTGAAGTCGCATTCCAAGGCGCCTGGCTTCGATCGCCTGGCCGTCCTGGCCGCCGTCAGCATCGCCCACGAGCTGCTTTCGCTCAGAAAGGAGCACGGCTCGCAGGAACAGGTGCTGACCGACGGACTGGCCGCTTTGCGCAGAAAGCTTGATGGTCTGCTCGACGCACCGGTAAAATGA
- a CDS encoding 5-formyltetrahydrofolate cyclo-ligase, producing the protein MSKLPERRELRADLVQRRRQLKPAERVAAAQGLRHSLEQLPEFLTDKHVAGYWATGGELPLNLAIAPLAERGQTFYLPIVTKSGGKRRLTFAPWTTGEDVEANEMGIPEPKASGHVVEAAKLDLVLVPLLGFDRKGNRLGFGGGYYDRSFEFLRDQKRPAQPLLVGVAYDFQELDGIERAEWDIPLDYIATDKELIDCTGAAE; encoded by the coding sequence ATGTCAAAGCTCCCCGAGAGACGCGAACTTCGAGCCGACCTCGTCCAGCGCCGACGCCAGCTGAAGCCGGCCGAGCGTGTCGCCGCGGCCCAGGGTCTGCGCCATTCGCTCGAACAGCTGCCGGAATTCCTCACCGACAAGCACGTCGCCGGCTACTGGGCCACGGGCGGCGAATTGCCGCTGAACCTGGCCATCGCCCCGCTCGCCGAGCGCGGGCAGACGTTCTACCTGCCCATCGTGACCAAGTCGGGTGGCAAGCGCCGTCTGACCTTCGCACCGTGGACCACGGGCGAGGATGTCGAGGCCAACGAAATGGGCATCCCCGAGCCGAAAGCCTCCGGGCACGTCGTCGAGGCCGCGAAGCTGGACCTCGTGCTGGTGCCGCTGCTGGGCTTCGACCGCAAGGGCAACCGCCTCGGCTTCGGCGGCGGCTACTATGACCGCAGCTTCGAATTCCTGCGCGATCAGAAGCGCCCGGCACAGCCCCTGCTGGTCGGCGTGGCGTATGACTTCCAGGAACTCGACGGTATCGAGAGGGCCGAGTGGGATATCCCGCTCGACTACATCGCCACCGACAAGGAGCTCATCGACTGCACGGGCGCCGCCGAATGA
- the folE gene encoding GTP cyclohydrolase I FolE, translating into MSDDAKFRPVSREQAEEAVRTLLLWAGEDPNREGLLDTPKRVVKAYGDWFKGYDEDPAEYLRRTFEEVAGYDEMIVLRDIEFESHCEHHMAPIIGRAHVGYVPTDRVVGISKLARVVDGFARRFQVQEKLTAQIAHCIEDTLRPRGVGVVIDASHECMTTRGVHKRGVSMITSQMLGSFREDPRTRGEFLRFVGVDRR; encoded by the coding sequence ATGAGCGACGACGCCAAGTTCCGTCCGGTCAGCCGCGAACAGGCGGAAGAAGCCGTACGCACCCTGCTGCTCTGGGCAGGTGAGGATCCGAACCGCGAAGGCCTGCTCGACACGCCCAAGCGCGTGGTCAAGGCCTATGGCGACTGGTTCAAGGGCTACGACGAAGATCCCGCCGAGTACCTGCGCCGGACGTTCGAGGAAGTGGCCGGTTACGACGAAATGATCGTCCTGCGCGACATCGAGTTCGAAAGCCATTGCGAGCATCACATGGCGCCGATCATCGGCCGCGCGCACGTGGGTTACGTGCCTACCGACCGCGTCGTCGGCATCAGCAAGCTGGCCCGGGTGGTCGATGGTTTCGCCCGTCGCTTCCAGGTCCAGGAAAAGCTCACCGCCCAGATCGCGCATTGCATCGAAGACACGCTGCGTCCGCGCGGCGTCGGTGTGGTCATCGACGCCAGTCACGAATGCATGACCACCCGTGGTGTGCACAAGCGTGGCGTGTCGATGATCACCAGCCAGATGCTCGGCAGCTTCCGCGAAGATCCACGCACACGGGGTGAGTTCCTTCGCTTCGTCGGCGTCGACCGTCGCTGA
- a CDS encoding AAA family ATPase, translating into MFDFRSLEVVHWDYWQRFSLPLDTNIVTVVGPNGSGKTTLLDALRTLLTIDCAGNRDYKSYLRHNGKPFAWLRARVGNIPGPSGERPFFPLMDREVTLACRIQKKGGEWTRQYAVVGGDVSVEEIEARNDFLGLREYRVRLEGAGLSQAIRRVLTLEQGATDKLCQMPPKALLDLVFDVFGDKAVLDDYQRARNEQIEADREQHGLEHQLSLIGVSLQEAEGRARSFQEWNALKSERVDLVASILPRTELAELGGGVRGARPQLTGVKRRVAELEQRDADLAKQLGEFDASGEALRGEQHEADLARQQTQKSLDAARAELAQNDLLIKQEARLREMVAAQGDADHERLADVARDARAQASLLQTEEGKLRQELATLTGQLSAWRSGRRYTPDFEASFRRALDEAGIRHSMLSEIVEIVEPRWQPAVEAVLAGYRHVVLLDDPRDREKAWKLGEQHRYKHFVVADRAPAGRATRSSLLEVVEFSAAPPDWLLRNLDRIRRVEDIADGATLGKDQDWITPQGYFRERRGGRHLGVDDMYFGSGARERQLRDGEAKLRDIEARLRDIATERKDAMARASDAEGILRGASASSQLADRADEFAEAHAQQAGLREDVQRTADSHVAAEAHYEAVREKRLRTSNARDNAAREQLSTQKQLAETVRQYHQLRGEQIDRLKAFRAKRAHMPLALRSRAAVAALRERYESPASVRREIDRIERRLEEGHWEEDPSVVALREKLLADHEGLRHDLEKRRIHLERASRITHEARGAYIQVLRNTVRRYARNLKVLAELAGIGVDVDLPELSNDDLALASAALYVRFEFDKKGWIGMDDGEASGGQQVMKSLLLLVALMRDEDRPGGFVFIDEPFAHLDIFNIDKVGAFLKSTRAQYILTTPATHNVNVFQPSELTLVTSKRRPGATWAQPLAVLRRRSHAA; encoded by the coding sequence ATGTTTGATTTCCGCAGCCTCGAAGTCGTCCACTGGGATTACTGGCAGCGCTTCAGCCTGCCGCTCGACACCAACATCGTCACCGTCGTGGGCCCGAATGGCTCCGGCAAGACAACCCTGCTCGACGCGCTGCGCACGTTGCTGACGATCGACTGCGCGGGCAATCGCGACTACAAGAGCTACCTCCGCCACAACGGCAAGCCGTTCGCGTGGCTGCGCGCCCGCGTCGGCAATATCCCCGGACCGAGCGGCGAGCGTCCGTTCTTCCCGCTGATGGACCGTGAGGTCACCCTCGCCTGCCGCATTCAGAAGAAGGGCGGCGAGTGGACGCGGCAGTACGCCGTGGTCGGCGGCGACGTGAGTGTCGAAGAGATCGAAGCGCGCAACGATTTTCTCGGCCTTCGCGAGTACCGCGTGCGTCTCGAAGGCGCCGGTCTTTCGCAGGCGATCCGCCGCGTGCTCACGCTCGAACAGGGCGCCACGGACAAGCTCTGCCAGATGCCGCCCAAGGCGCTGCTCGACCTGGTCTTCGACGTGTTCGGCGACAAGGCCGTTCTCGATGACTATCAGCGGGCACGCAACGAACAGATCGAAGCCGACCGCGAACAGCACGGTCTCGAACATCAGCTCTCGCTGATCGGCGTGAGCCTGCAGGAGGCCGAAGGCCGCGCCCGCTCGTTCCAGGAATGGAACGCGCTCAAGAGCGAGCGCGTCGATCTGGTGGCGAGCATCCTTCCGCGCACCGAGCTGGCCGAGCTGGGCGGTGGCGTGCGCGGTGCACGTCCGCAACTCACCGGCGTCAAACGTCGCGTCGCCGAACTGGAGCAGCGCGATGCGGACCTCGCGAAGCAGCTCGGGGAATTCGATGCCTCGGGCGAAGCGCTTCGCGGCGAACAGCACGAGGCCGACCTGGCGCGCCAGCAGACGCAGAAGAGCCTCGACGCGGCGCGTGCCGAGCTGGCCCAGAATGACCTGTTGATCAAACAGGAGGCGCGCCTGCGCGAGATGGTCGCCGCCCAGGGTGACGCCGATCACGAACGTCTCGCCGATGTCGCACGCGATGCCCGCGCCCAGGCGAGCCTGCTGCAGACCGAGGAAGGCAAGCTGCGCCAGGAACTGGCGACGCTGACCGGTCAGCTGTCGGCGTGGCGCAGCGGCCGACGCTACACCCCGGATTTCGAAGCCTCGTTCCGTCGCGCCCTCGATGAGGCGGGCATTCGTCACAGCATGCTCAGCGAGATCGTCGAGATCGTCGAGCCGCGCTGGCAGCCGGCCGTCGAAGCGGTCCTCGCGGGCTATCGCCACGTGGTGCTGCTCGACGACCCGCGCGATCGCGAGAAAGCGTGGAAGCTGGGCGAGCAGCACCGCTACAAGCACTTCGTCGTCGCCGACCGCGCCCCCGCCGGGCGCGCCACGCGCAGCTCGCTGCTCGAGGTGGTCGAGTTCTCCGCCGCACCGCCTGACTGGCTGCTGCGTAACCTCGACCGTATCCGCCGCGTCGAGGACATCGCCGATGGCGCGACATTGGGCAAGGATCAGGACTGGATCACGCCGCAGGGCTACTTCCGCGAACGTCGCGGCGGTCGCCATCTCGGCGTGGATGACATGTACTTCGGTTCCGGCGCGCGCGAACGACAGCTGCGCGACGGTGAGGCGAAACTGCGTGACATCGAGGCACGACTGCGCGACATCGCGACCGAGCGAAAGGACGCCATGGCGCGCGCCAGCGACGCCGAAGGCATCCTGCGTGGCGCCAGCGCGAGCAGCCAGCTCGCCGACCGCGCGGACGAATTCGCCGAAGCGCACGCGCAACAGGCCGGCTTGCGCGAAGACGTGCAGCGGACGGCTGACAGCCATGTCGCTGCGGAGGCGCATTACGAAGCGGTGCGCGAAAAACGCCTCAGGACGTCGAACGCACGCGACAACGCCGCGCGCGAACAGCTTTCGACGCAGAAGCAACTCGCCGAGACCGTTCGCCAGTACCACCAGCTGCGTGGTGAGCAGATCGACCGGCTGAAGGCATTCCGCGCGAAGCGTGCGCATATGCCCCTGGCTTTGCGCAGCCGCGCCGCCGTCGCGGCACTACGCGAGCGTTACGAGTCGCCCGCATCCGTGCGTCGCGAGATCGACCGCATCGAGCGTCGCCTCGAGGAGGGCCACTGGGAGGAGGATCCGAGCGTCGTCGCGCTGCGCGAGAAACTGCTCGCCGATCACGAAGGCCTCAGACACGATCTCGAGAAACGCCGCATCCACCTCGAGCGCGCCTCGCGCATCACGCACGAGGCGCGCGGCGCCTATATCCAGGTCTTGCGCAACACGGTGCGTCGTTACGCCCGGAACCTGAAAGTGCTTGCCGAACTCGCGGGCATCGGCGTCGACGTCGATCTCCCGGAGCTCAGCAACGACGATCTGGCACTCGCGTCGGCCGCGCTGTATGTGCGCTTCGAGTTCGACAAGAAGGGCTGGATCGGGATGGACGATGGCGAAGCCTCGGGCGGCCAGCAGGTGATGAAGTCGCTGCTGCTGCTCGTGGCGCTGATGCGCGATGAAGACCGGCCCGGCGGATTCGTGTTCATCGACGAGCCTTTCGCGCATCTGGACATCTTCAACATCGACAAGGTCGGTGCATTCCTGAAGTCCACGCGCGCGCAGTACATTCTGACGACGCCGGCCACGCATAACGTCAACGTGTTCCAGC
- the rpiA gene encoding ribose-5-phosphate isomerase RpiA produces MSQDNEKRLAAETAAFRYVGEGRFKGGIIGVGTGSTVNFFIDELAQYRDRIKAAVSSSEASSDRLRKLGIDVLDLNAAGRLDLYVDGADECDPQRRLIKGGGAALTREKIVAAASDKFVCIIDASKQVDVLGKFPLPIEVIPMARSHVAREIVARGGQPVWRDGVVTDNGNWILDVHNWRIANPVELEADLNQIVGVVAVGLFAKRPADVVIVGNREI; encoded by the coding sequence ATGAGCCAGGACAACGAGAAGCGCCTTGCCGCCGAAACCGCCGCCTTCCGCTACGTGGGTGAAGGCCGTTTCAAGGGCGGCATCATCGGCGTGGGTACCGGTTCCACCGTGAACTTCTTCATCGACGAACTGGCCCAGTACCGCGACCGGATCAAGGCCGCCGTCTCCAGCTCCGAAGCCTCCAGCGATCGCCTGCGCAAGCTCGGTATCGACGTGCTGGACCTCAACGCCGCCGGCCGCCTCGACCTCTATGTCGACGGCGCCGACGAGTGCGATCCGCAGCGACGCCTGATCAAGGGTGGCGGTGCCGCGCTCACGCGCGAAAAGATCGTCGCCGCCGCCTCCGACAAATTCGTCTGCATCATCGATGCGAGCAAGCAGGTCGATGTGCTGGGCAAGTTTCCGCTACCCATCGAAGTGATCCCGATGGCGCGTAGCCATGTGGCGCGCGAGATCGTCGCGCGTGGCGGTCAGCCGGTGTGGCGCGATGGCGTCGTGACCGACAACGGCAACTGGATCCTCGACGTGCACAACTGGCGCATCGCGAATCCCGTGGAACTGGAAGCGGATCTGAATCAGATCGTCGGCGTGGTGGCTGTGGGGTTGTTTGCGAAGCGGCCCGCCGATGTGGTGATCGTGGGCAATCGCGAGATCTGA
- a CDS encoding EVE domain-containing protein encodes MKYWLMKSEPDTFSIDDLKRKGVEPWDGVRNYQARNFMRDGMKVGDKIFFYHSNTDVPGIVGIASVASSAYPDESQFNAKSKYYDEKSTREEPRWMLVDVKFERKLARTISLDELKNRDELADMPLVRKGNRLSVMPVAKGDWDFILKLEKA; translated from the coding sequence ATGAAGTACTGGCTCATGAAGTCCGAGCCGGACACCTTCTCGATCGACGATCTGAAACGCAAGGGTGTCGAGCCCTGGGACGGGGTGCGCAACTATCAGGCGCGCAACTTCATGCGCGACGGGATGAAGGTCGGCGACAAGATCTTCTTCTATCACTCCAATACCGACGTACCCGGCATCGTGGGCATCGCATCGGTGGCTTCGTCCGCGTATCCGGACGAGAGCCAGTTCAACGCCAAGTCCAAGTATTACGACGAGAAGAGCACGCGCGAAGAACCGCGCTGGATGCTGGTCGACGTGAAGTTCGAGCGCAAGCTCGCACGCACCATCTCGCTGGACGAACTGAAAAACCGTGACGAACTGGCGGACATGCCGCTGGTCCGCAAGGGCAACCGGCTGTCGGTGATGCCGGTGGCCAAAGGCGACTGGGATTTCATCCTCAAGCTGGAAAAAGCATGA